The DNA sequence GAACTGGTGCGGATAGCGGTTGATGTACTCCGGGTTGAGGCCAACCACGTCCAGCAAGTCCCGCACCTTGCGGCGCCGGTCGCCCTTGGGGGCCGCCTCGGGGTGGATGTCGTACGGCTCCCCGATGATGTCACCCACCGTCATGCGGGGGTTGAGGGAGGTGTACGGGTCCTGGAACACCATCTGGATGTTGCGGCGTACGGCCTTGAGCGCCCGGCCCGACAGCCGGGTGATGTCCTCGCCCTTGTAGCGGATCGCACCGGCCGTCGGCCGTTCCAGGTTGACCAGCATCTTGGCGACCGTGGACTTGCCGCAGCCCGACTCGCCGACGATGCCCAGTGTCTCGCCCCGTCCGAGGTGGAAGTCGACGCCGTCGACCGCGCGCACGGCGCCGATCTGCTTGCGCAGCAGCACGCCCCGGGTGAGCGGGTAGTGCTTGACCAGGTTGTCGACCTCGACGATCGGCTCAGCCATCCAGGCACTCCCTCCAGAAGTGGCAGGCGCTCCCCCGGGTGTCCGAGACCTCGTACAGCGGGGGTTCGTCGGTGCGGCAGACGTCGCGGGCGAGCGGGCAGCGGGGGTGGAAGGCGCAGCCCGGCGGGATGCGTGTCAGGTTGGGCGGCAGGCCCTTGATGGCGTACAGCTCGCGGCCCTTGAGGTCCAGGCGCGGGATGGACTCCAGCAGGCCGCGCGTGTACGGGTGGGCCGGGGCCTTGTAGATGTCGTGGACGGGGGCCGACTCGACGATGCGGCCCGCGTACATCACGGCGATGCGGTCGGCGACGTCGGCGACCACGCCGAGGTCGTGGGTGATGAGGATCAGGCCCATGCGGTACTCGCGTTGGAGTTCCGCGAGCAGTTCCATGACCTGGGCCTGGACGGTGACGTCGAGGGCGGTGGTCGGTTCGTCGGCGATGATCAGGGCGGGTTCCAGGGCCAGCGCCATCGCGATCATGATGCGCTGGCGCATGCCGCCGGAGAACTGGTGCGGGTACTGCCTCACCCGCTCCCGGGCGGCGGGGATGCGCACCCGGTCCATCAGCTCGACGGCGCGGGCCCGGGCGTCCTTGCGGGACATGCCCCGGTGGACGGTGAACATCTCGGCGAGCTGGTCGCCGACGGTGAGCACGGGGTTCAGGGACGACAGCGCGTCCTGGAAGATCATCGCCATGTCGGCGCCGCGCACCTTGCGGCGTTCGTCCTCCTTGAGCCGGAGCAGGTCCCGCCCCTGGAAGACGACCTCACCGCCGGTGATCCGGCCGGGCGGCACGTCGAGGATGCCCATGATCGCCTGTGCGGTCACCGACTTGCCGGAGCCGGACTCGCCGAGCACGGCCAGGGTCTCGCCCGCGTCGACGCCGTAGCTGACGCCGTTGACAGCCTTGGCGACCCCGTCCCGGGTGCGGAACTCCACGTGCAGGTCGCGGACGTCGAGCAGCACGGCGGCTCACCTCAGTTTCGGGTCGAGGGCGTCGCGCACCGCGTCGCCGAGCATGATGAACGCCAGCACGGTGACCGCGAGGGCCCCGGAGGGCCACAGCAGCGCGTGCGGGGCGTTGCGGATGTACGGGGAGGCCGCGGAGATGTCGATGCCCCAGGAGACGCTGGGCGGCTTCAGGCCGACGCCCAGGTAGGACAGGGTGGCCTCCAGGGCGATGTACGTGCCGAGCGCGATGGTGGCGACGACGATGACCGGGGCGACGGCGTTGGGCGCGATGTGCCGCAGCACGAGCCGGGTGTTGGACGCGCCGAGGGCCCGGGCCGCCTGCACGTAGTCGTTCTGTTTGGCGGTGATGACGGCGCCGCGGGCGATGCGGGAGATCTGCGGCCAGCCGAGCAGCACGATGAACCCGATGACCGGCCAGACGGTGTTGCTGGTGATGACGGACAGCAGGACCAGTCCGCCGAGGACGACGGGGATGGCGAAGAAGACGTCGGTGATCCGGGACAGGACGGAGTCCCAGATGCCGCCGAAGAAGCCCGCGAGGGCGCCCAGGACGCTGCCCAGGACGGCGACGCCGAGGGTGGCGAGGACACCGACCGCCACGGACGTGCGGGCGCCGTAGACGGTGCGGGTGTAGACGTCGCAGCCCTGGCCGTCGAAGCCGAAGGGGTGGCCGGCCTGCGAGCCCTCCTGGGCCTTGGCCAGGTCGCACGCGAGGGGGCTGCCGGAGGCGATGGCCGAGGGCCACAGGGAGATGAGGAGCAGGAAGAGGATGACCAGGGCGGAGAGGATGAAGACCGGGTTGCGGCGCAGGTCGCGCCAGGCGTCGGACCACAGCGAGCGGGGCCGGTCCTGCGGTCCGGTGCCGTCCGGGCCGGCCGGGCGCTGCTCCAGGGTCTCGGCCTCGTCGACGCCCAGGTCCATGGCGCCGCCCATTCCGGTTCCGGCGATGGCGCGCTCGGGTTCGTGGTGCCGGTCAGGCATAGCGGATCCTCGGGTCGAGTACGGCGTACAGGAGGTCGACGACGAGGTTGGCGACCAGGAAGACCAGCACCAGCACGGTGACGAAGCCGACCACGGTCTGGGTGTTCTGCCGCAGGATGCCCTGGTAGAGCTGGTAGCCGACGCCGTGGATGTTGAAGATCCGCTCGGTGACGATCGCGCCGCCCATGAGGAAGCCGATGTCGGCGCCGATGAAGGTGACCACGGGGATGAGGGAGTTGCGCAGCAGGTGCCTCACGACCACCCGGTGCCGGGGCAGGCCCTTGGCGACGGCGGTGCGGACGTAGTCGGAGCGGCGGTTCTCGGCGATGGAGGTGCGGGTCAGCCGGGTGACGTACGCCAGGGAGACCGAGGCCAGCACCAGGCCGGGCAGGATCAGCTCGTCGAAGGGCGCCTCGGAGGAGACCGAGGGCCGGATCCAGCCCCACTTCACACCGAGCAGCAGCTGGAGCAGCAGGCCGGTGACGAAGGTGGGCACGGAGATGACGACGAGGGTGACCAGCAGGACGCCGGTGTCGACGGGGCGTCCCCGGCGCAGTCCGGTGACCACGCCGAGGGTGATGCCGACGACGACCTCGAAGGCGATCGCGATCAGGGTGAGCCGGATGGTGACGGGGAACGCCGTGGACATCAGCTCGGTGACCTCCTGGCCGTTGAAGGCCGTGCCGAAGTCGCCGGTGAAGACGTTCCCCATGTAGGTCAGGTATTGCTGCCAGACCGGCTTGTCCAGGCCGAACTCCTTCTTGAGCCGGGCGGCGGTCGCCGGGTCGCACTGGCGCTCCCCGCACAGGCCGGCGACGGGGTCGCCCATCACGTTGACCATGAGGAAGATCAGCAGCGTGGCCCCGACGAACACCGGGATCATCTGGAGCAGCCGCCGGACGACGTAGCGCCCCATGGCGGCTCAGCTCACCTTGATCTGGTCGTACACGGGGACGCTGAAGGGGTTCAGCCTGACGTCGGACAGCCGCTCGGACCAGCCCGCGCTGCCGTTCTGGTACCAGAGGGGGATGGCGGCCATGTGGTCGCGGACGACCTCCTCGGCCTGCTGGAACAGGTCGACGGCCCGGGCGTCGTCGGTCTCCCGGTTGGCGCGGTCGACGAGGTCGTCGAACTCCTCGTTGGACCACTTGCCGTCGTTGGAGGAGGCGTCGGTGTAGTAGAGCGGCTGGAGGAAGTTCTGGATGAGCGGGTAGTCCATCTGCCAGCCGGCGCGGAACGGGCCGCTCATCTTGCGGTCGGTGATCTGGTTGCGGAAGTCGGCGAAGGTGCCGACCGGGTTGGCGGTGCAGGCACGCTCGTTGTCCAGCGCGTTGTTGATGGAGTTGCAGACGGCGTTGACCCATTCGCGGTGGGAACCGGTGTCGGCGTTGAAGGTGATCGTCACCTTGCCGCCGGGCAGGCCGCCGCCCTCCTCGATGAGCCTCTTGGCCTCGTCGGGCCGGTACTCACAGGCCTCCCCGCACAGGCCCTCCTGGAAGCCGCCGTCCTCGCCGAGGACGGGAGAGGTCCAGTCGGTGGCGGGGGTGCGGGTCCTCTGGAAGATGGTGTCGGTGATCTGCTCGCGGTCGATCGCCATGGACAGGCCCTTGCGGACCTTCTCCGCGCCGGCGGTGCTCCAGTTCCTGTCGTAGTGGGGGAAGGCGAGGGTCTGGATGATGCCGGCGGGGGTGTTGAGGTAGCGGTCGCCGAGGTCGTTCCTCACGTTCTTCAGCTGGGCGGCGGGGATGTCGTCGGCCAGGTCGAGGTTGCCGGCCATCAGGTCGGTGTAGGCGGTGTTGTTGTCGGTGTAGACCTTGAGGTCGACGCCGCCGTTCTGCGCCTTGTCGGGGCCGGGGTAGTCCTCGCGGGTGCGCAGGGCCATCTGCGAGCCGCGCGTGTAGGAGTCGACCACGTAGGGGCCGTTGCCGACGGGCTTCTTGACCCAGGCGTCGTGGTCGTCGAAGAAGGCGCGGGGCAGTGGGGCGAAGGCGTTGTAGCCGAGGGTGTCGGGGAAGGTCGAGAACTTCTGGGTGAGCCGGACGGTGAAGGTCCGGTCGTCGACCACCTTCAGCCCGGAGAGGGTGTCGGCGGTCTGTGTGCCGCCCTCCTCGGGGTGGACCTTGTCGTAGCCCTCGATGTAGCCGAAGAAGTAGGAGTTGCGCTGGTTGTTCTTCAGGCTCGCGCCGTAGTTCCAGGCGTCGACGAAGGACCGGGCGGTGACCTTCTCGCCGTTGCTGAAGGTCCAGCCGTCCTTGATGGTGACGCGGAAGTTCTGCGAGTCGGAGGTCTCGATCCTCTCGGCGACCATGTCCTTGGCCTCGCCGGTCCGCGGGTCGTAGCGCTTCAGACCGCGGAAGATCATGTCGAGGACCTTGCCGCCCTGGACCTCGTTGGTGTTGGCCGGCTCCAGCGGGTTCTGCGGATCGCCCCAGGAGGCGCTCAGCACGGCGCCGGTGTCGCTGCCGCCGCCGTCACCGCCTCCGCAGGCCGTCGCGGCGAGGGCGACCGCCACCGCACAGGCGGCCCGTCGGGCGTGCGGGGCTCGGCGCATGGGGTGCCTCCTCGTACGTACGTGGACCTTCACGCCAATATCAAGGCAAAAGGATCACTTCGCACATGTACGGCGCCTGTCCGGGGCCGACACCAGCCATATGTACGTATGAAGAACGCGGACGAGCAGCGGCTGCCGCGCGCCCCTGACGGGGGCGTACGGCAGCCGCTGCTCGTGGACTCCTGGACGGGGCGTCAGTCCTTCTCGACGCCCTCCATGGCCTTCAGGGCCGGGTCGAGGACGACGTCCTCGGTACGGGCCCCGGTGCTCGGGTCCTCCGGGAAGTGGCAGGCCGTCAGGTGGCCCTCACGGTTGCCGGAGATCTGCACCAGCGGCGGCTCCTCGGTGGCGCACTTGTCCTGCGCCTTCCAGCAGCGGGTGCGGAAGCGGCAGCCGGACGGCGGCATGATCGGCGAGGGCACGTCACCGGCGAGCCGGATGCGCTCCCGGTTGTCGACCTCGTCGTCCATGGCCACCTCGGGCACGGCCGACAGCAGGGCGTGGGTGTAGGGGTGCCGGGGACGGTTGTAGATCGAGTCCCGGTCGCCGACCTCGACCACCTTGCCGAGGTACATCACGGCCACGCGCTGCGAGAAGTGCCGGACGACCGCGAGGTCGTGGGCGATGAACAGGAAGGCGATGCCCAGCTCTTCCTGGACCTTCTGGAGCAGGTTGACGACCTGCGCCTGGATCGACACGTCCAGCGCGGAGACCGGCTCGTCGGCGACGATCAGCTTCGGGTTGAGCGCGAGGGCACGGGCGACGCCGATGCGCTGGCGCTGGCCGCCGGAGAACTCGTGCGGGAAGCGGTTGTAGTGCTCGGGGTTGAGGCCGACGAGCTCGAGCAGCTCGCGCACCTTCTTCTCCCGGCCGCCCGCCGGGTTGATCCCGTTGACCTCCATCGGCGACTTGATGATCGTGCCGACGGTCTGCCGCGGGTTCAGCGAGGAGTACGGGTCCTGGAAGATCATCTGGATCTCGGACCGCACGGACGCCATCTTCCTGCGCGAGGCGTGCGTGATGTCCTGGCCCGCGTACGTGATCCTGCCGCCGGTCGGCTCCAGGAGCCGGGTGATGAGCCGGCCCGTGGTCGACTTGCCGCAGCCCGACTCACCCACCAGGCCGACGCTCTCGCCGACGCCGACGGTCAGGTCGACGTTGTCGACCGCCTGCACGGCGCCGACCTTCCGTTTGATCGGGAAGCCGCCGTAGATCGGGAAGTGTTTGGTCAGGCCCTCCACCGTCAGCAGCGTCTCGGCGGACGCACCGGTGGAGCCCTGCTGTGCGGGGAGGGTGAGGTTGTCGCTCATGTCTCGGATCTCCCTAGCGCAGCCGGGGCTGGATCTTGTCGATGAAGATGGTCTGCTTCTGTTCCGCCGTCAGGTGGCACGCGGCCGCGCGGCCTTCGCCGAGCGGCGGGCGCTCGGTGCTGCACCGGTCGCCCCCCACCTCGCCGGTGAAGGCGCAGCGCGGGTGGAAGGGGCAGCCGGAGGGCGGGTTGAGCAGGCTGGGCGGGGACCCGGGGATCGGGTTCAGCGCCTGCGAGGTGTCGCCGCCGAGCCGCGGCATCGAGCTGAGCAGGCCCCAGGTGTAGGGGTGCTTGGGCTCGCGCAGCACCTCGCGGACGCCACCGCGCTCCACGGCCCGGCCCGAGTACATCACCAGCAGGTCGTCGGCCATGTCGGAGATGACGCCGAGGTCGTGGGTGATGAAGATGATCGCGGAGCCGAACTCCTGCTGGAGGTCCTTGAGCAGGTCGAGGATCTGCGCCTGGACCGTCACGTCCAGGGCGGTGGTCGGCTCGTCCGCGATCAGCAGGTCGGGGTCGCAGACCAGCGCCATGGCGATCATGGCGCGCTGGCGCATACCGCCGGAGAACTGATGCGGGTAGTCGTCCACCCGGGACGTGGGCTGAGGGATGCCGACCTTGGTCAGCATCTCGATCGCCCGCTCCCGCGCCTCCTTCTTGGAGGCACCGGTGTGCTTCATGAACGGCTCGGCGATCTGCCGGCCCACCGTGTAGTACGGCGAGAGCGCCGTCAGCGGGTCCTGGAAGATCATCGCGACCTTGTTGCCGCGGAGCTTCTCCATCTCCTTCTCGGAGGCGGTGACCAGGTCCTGCCCCTCGAGGAGGATCTCGCCCTCGACGGTGGTGGTCTTGGGGTTGTGCAGGCCGAGGACCGTCAGGTTGGTGACGGACTTGCCGGAGCCCGACTCGCCCACGATGCCGAGCGTCTTGCCGCGTTCGACGTCGAAGGACAGCCCGTCGACCGCCTTGACGATGCCGTCCTCAGTGGAGAACCGCACCCGCAGGTCGCGGACCGAGAGGAAGGAGTCCGGCCCGGTCGGGGCCTTCTCGCCTTCGGTCTTGGTCAGTGTGGTCACGGTGTTTCTCCTAGCTGAGCCGCACGCGCGGGTCGATGTAGGCGTACGCGAGGTCGACGATGATGTTCAGGATCAGGATGAAGAAGGCCCCGAACAGCATGACGCCCATGGTCACCGGCAGGTCCTTGGTGAGCGACGAGTCGACCGCGAGACGGCCGATGCCGGCCAGGTCGAACGTGAACTCCGTGACCACCGCGCCGGACAGCAGCGCGCTGAGGTCCATGCCGAGGATCGTGACCATCGGGATGAGCGAACCACGCCAGGCGTAGCGGAAGAAGACGTACCGCTGCCGCATGCCCTTGGCGCGCGCGGTGCGGACGTGCTCCTCCTGCAACTGCTCGATCATGGTCGAGCGGGACATACGCGTGTACTGGGCGGTGAAGATGGTGGCCATCACCAGCCAGGGGATGAGCATGCCGAGGGCCCAGGTGAAGGGGTTCTCGGTGAACGGATAGTACTTCGGGTTCTCCATCAGGCCCGAGCTGTACACCAGGATGCCGAGGACGATCGGGCCCAGGAAGTAGATCTGGAACGAGCTGAGCACGATCGAGGCGCCGCTGACGAGCTTGTCGACGACCGTGCCGCGCTTCCAGGCGGCGAGCAGACCCGAGCCGAGGCCCAGCGTCAGGAAGATCACCAGACCGCCGACGGTCAGGGACAGCGTCGTCGGGAAGCGATCGATGATGGAGTCCCACACGAAGGTGCCGGTGTCGAAGGAAACACCCAGGCACGGCGCGGAGCAGTGCCCCTGCGGGAAGTCACGGCCGGCCACGATGCCCGACATGAACTCCCAGAACTGGGTGGTGATGGGCTTGTCCAGGCCCAGGTTCTCGCGGATCACCGCGAGGTTCTCCGGCGAGCAGTTCTTGCCGCAGGACAGCGCAGCGAAGTCCTGGGGGATCGTATAGAACAGGAAGAACGTGAAGGCGCCGATCAGGAACATGATGACGACGGCGCCGATCAGCCTGCGGATGAGGAACTGAAGCATGGCGGGTGGATGCTCTCTTCGAAACGCGGCGGCAGGGAGGGGGTACCGTCCGCGGGGGTGCGCTCCGCCTGGCGCACACCCCCGCGGTCAGCCGAGCTGACGGGTTACGGCTGCTTCAGGTACAGGTCGTTGATGTCGATGTAGCTCGACTCGTTGCTGTACTTGGCGCCACCGATGTTCGAACCGAAGAGCTGGATCTGCTTCGAGTAGTAGACCGGGGCGGCCGGGTTGATCTCCTCCACGATGCGGTGGTGAGCCTGCTCCCAGGTCTTGGCGGCCTCCTCCGGCTGCTGCGTGAGGGCCTTCTCGATCAGCTCGTTGACCTGCGCGTCGTTGATGTGCGAGTAGTTCGACGCACCGTCCTGGACCTGCGTGCCGTCGTAGACGGGGGTGATGACCGTGGACGGGGACGGCCAGTCCTGGCCCCAGCCGGTCATGTACAGGTCGTACGGGTTCTTCAGCTTGCCGACCTGCTCGTAGAAGCTGGCCCGGTCGATCTCCTTCGCCTGGATGTCGAAGCCGATCTTGTTGAGCGCGTCCTTGATGATGACCATCTGGGCCTGGCCGCGCGGGGTGTTGGAGTAGGCGTAGGTGAGCTTCGTGCCCTCCTTGACACCCGCCTCCTTCAGCAGCTGCTTGGCCTTCTCCGGGTCGCCGTTGGGCTTCTTCAGCTTGCCGAACGGGTCGTAGGTGGCGTCGAAGCCCGGCAGGGTCGGGGCGAGCAGACCGCCGGCGATCTCACCGCCGTAGCGGCCGCCGTCCGCCTGAACCATGGACTGGTTCGGGATCGCGTACGTGATCGCGTCCCGGATCTTCTTGTCCTTCATCCGGTCCAGGTTGAAGGTCAGCTGCCACACGTAGGGCTGGTAGCCCTGGATGGTGCGCTTCTTGGCCTCCGCGTCACCGATGACCGTGGACATCTGGGCCGGGTCCACCGAGTCCGTGAACTGGATGGCGTTCTTGGCCTCGCCCTGGTCGGCGATCAGACGCTTGGTCTGGCTGGGCTGGTCGATGGTGCTGGTGAAGTTGTAGCCGTCGACGTACTGGTGGCGCACCGAGTCCGTCTTGGGGTCCCACTGGTCGTTCTTGACCAGCTTCATCGACTTGCCCGGCTTGTACTCGGCGATCTTGTAGGGGCCGAGCGCGGCGGGGGCGTCGTCGTACTTCTCCTTCGTGTCCTGCTTCTCGGGCACGATGGCGTAGCCGGCCATGGCCAGGGCCTGCGGGAGGTCCGGGCGCGGCTGGTCGAAGTGGAAGACGACCGTCTTGTCGTCCGGCGTCTCCAGCACGGAGTCCGGCAGGTGCTTGCCCTTGTACGGGCCGTCCGGCAGGTCCTTGCGGTAGTCGGCGCCCGACAGCCAGGTCTGGACGTACGTCGGACCGTCGAAGATGACCTTCGAGTACTGGCGCTCGATGGTGTGGCGGACGTCGGCCGAGGTGATCTCGTTGCCGTCCTCGTCCTTGACGCCGTCCTTGAGCTTGTACGTCCAGGTCTTGCCGCCGTCGGAGGACTGGCCGGAGTCGGTGGCGACGTCACCGACGACGGTGAGGTTGCCCTCCTCGTCCTCCTGGAAGTTCGTCAGACCGCGGTGGACCAGGTTGGCGAACTGGCCGGCGTCGCTGACGTAGATCTGGCCCGGGTCCATGTGGCTCAGGTCCGACTGCATGTAGACGTTGATGAAGCCACCGGACTTGGCCCCGGCGACCTCCTCGGCCGGGCCGTTGGAGGCGGCCGCGTCGGCGTAGGCGACAGGATCCTGCTGCTCGGCAGCGTCCTTCTGGGACTTCGAGTCGTCCTTGCCCTTGCTGCCACTGCCGTTGTCACCGGAGCAGCCGGTGAGCGCCAGGGAGCCGGCCACGATGGCCACGGCGATGGCACGCGCGGTGCGCGTTCTGATGGGCTTCATGATGCCGATGCACCTACCTGTCGATAGTTGTCCACGAGTGCTGCCTGACGGTCCGGTCACCCGGCACGGGGGCGGCAGCTCCCCCACCACCAATGGACGGTTAGCGTCCGGTCTTGGGGTCGAATGCGTCCCGGACGGAGTCTCCGAGAAGGTTGAAGGTGAGGACGAAGATCACCAGCGCCGCGCCCGGGAAGAACATGAACATCGGGTCCTGCTCGTACACGTCGGCGCCGATGGCGAACATGCGGCCCCAGTCGGGAGTCGGCTCGACGAAGCCGACACCGATGAACGAGAGGAAGGCGATGGTGAGGATCGTGCTCGGGAGGATGTAGGTGGCCTGCACCAGGATCGGTGTGACGATGTTCGGCAGGATCTCCTTGCGCACGATGCGCCAGGGAGAGGCACCGGACACCTTGGCCGCCTCCACGAACTCCCTGTCAGCCAGCGAGAGAACGGAACTGCGCACCAGACGGGCCAGGCCCATCCAGCCGAGGAACCACATCACCAGGATGATCGCCACGGCCCGCAGGTAGGTGGGGGTCTCGTCCTGCGGGTCGACGAACATCGCGGTGACCACGGGCATGAAGGCGATGAAGAACAGCTGCTGCGGGAAGGCCAGGAAGAAGTCCGTGACCCGGCCGATCCAGTAGTCCACCCGGCCGCCGAAGTAGCCCATGATCATGCCGATGATCACGCCGGTGACCACGCACAGGGTCGTGACGACCACGGCCATGTACAGCGAGGTGCGCATGCCGTACAGCAGCATCGTGAACACGTCACGGCCGAGCTTGGGCTCCACGCCGAACCAGAACTCGCCCGACATGCCGCCGAAGGAACCGGTGGGCATGGCGAAGTCGTCCAGGAGGAACGGGTAGTCCGGCTCCTGCGCGTACAGCGTGTAGGGATTCTTGCCGTACACCTTCGCGATGAGCGGAGCGAGCGCCGCGACCACGAAGAAGAAAATCACTACGCACGCGGAAACGACTCCGGTACGGTCGCGCTTGAAGCGCTGCCACATCAACTGGCCGGGGGAACGACCCTCGGGCTGCTTCTCGCCCTGGGCGACCGCGTTCTCCGTGGTCGCTGCGAGCTCAGGGTCCAAGACAGCCGCGGACCCGGAGTCCTCGGCCTTGATTGGACTGGTCATCGTGTTCGTCCCCCGGGGGGTTGGAGAGTTGAGCGCAGCACAGATACCGGCAGGTTCTGTGGTTTGGGGGAACTTTCGCCAAACGAGTCAACGCGCGTCAAGGGCGGAAGACATAGGGATCTCCCTACCGTCCATATTTTGAGCAAAAATTGCAAAGATTGACATCTACGCGCGCTTGACACCTCTCTGGACAAACCGGCAAATCGGTCAAATGCCCACAGCATTTTGTTTACATGTCCGAAACGTGTCGGCGTGCACACCGATATGCGAACGTACCCTTACGGTTCCCGGGGGTCACAGGGGCCCCGTGGGCTCGCGACGGCGGACCCGGCGGCGGCCCCGTACGATGGAGTGAGGCCGAGGCGTGTTCAGCCCGGCAGGGCCCGCACACCACAGACGCTCGTGCGGGACATACCTCAGCACTCCGGGAGTACGCCTTTCATGGCTGTGACAACTACGCGTCACGACATCCGCAACGTCGCCATCGTCGCTCACGTCGACCACGGCAAGACCACCATCGTCGACGGCATGCTCAAGCAGGCCGGCGCCTTCGCCGCCCATCAGCTCGACTCCGTCGACGACCGCATGATGGACTCGAACGACCTGGAGCGTGAGAAGGGCATCACGATCCTCGCCAAGAACACGGCGGTGAAGTACCACCCCAAGGTCGGCGGGGACCCGATCACCATCAACATCATCGACACCCCCGGCCACGCCGACTTCGGCGGTGAGGTCGAGCGCGGCCTGTCGATGGTCGACGGTGTCGTGCTGCTGGTGGACGCCTCGGAGGGCCCGCTGCCGCAGACCCGCTTCGTGCTGCGCAAGGCGCTCCAGCAGCGGCTGCCCATCATCCTGTGCATCAACAAGACGGACCGGCCGGACTCCCGGATCGACGAGGTCGTCAACGAGACCTACGACCTCTTCCTCGACCTGGACGCCGACGAGGAGCAGATCGAGTTCCCGATCGTCTACGCCTGCGGACGGGACGGCGTCGCCTCCCTGACCAAGCCGCAGGACGGCACGGTCCCGGCCGACTCCGACTCCCTGGAGCCGTTCTTCTCCGCGATCCTGGAGCACATCCCCGCCCCCACCTACGAGGAGGGCGCCCCGCTCCAGGCCCACGTCACCAACCTCGACGCGGACAACTTCCTCGGCCGTATCGCGCTGCTGCGCGTGCACCAGGGCGAGCTGAAGAAGGGGCAGACCGTCGCCTGGATGAAGCGCGACGGGTCCGTCTCCAACGTGCGCATCTCCGAGCTGATGATGACCGAGGCGCTCACCCGCAAGCCCGCCGAGAAGGCCGGCCCCGGTGACATCTGCGCCGTCGCGGGCATCCCGGACATCATGATCGGCGAGACCCTCGCGGACACCGAGAACCCCGTCCCGCTGCCGCTGATCACGGTGGACGAGCCGGCGATCTCCATGACCATCGGCACCAACACCTCTCCGCTGGTCGGCCGCGGCGGCACCGGCAAGGGCGCCGACGCGAAGGCGGCCGTGAAGGACCGCAAGGTCACCGCCCGCCAGGTCAAGGACCGCCTGGACCGCGAGCTCATCGGCAACGTCTCGCTCCGCGTCCTGGACACCGAGCGTCCGGACGCCTGGGAGGTGCAGGGCCGCGGTGAGCTGGCGCTGGCCATCCTGGTCGAGCAGATGCGCCGCGAGGGCTTCGAGCTGACGATCGGCAAGCCGCAGGTCGTCACCAAGGACGTCGACGGCAAGACGTACGAGCCCGTCGAGCGCATGACGATCGACGTGCCCGAGGAGCACATGGGCGCGGTCACGCAGCTCATGGGCGTCCGCAAGGGCCGGATGGACAACATGTCCAACCACGGCTCGGGCTGGGTGCGCATGGAGTTCGTGGTGCCGTCCCGCGGTCTGATCGGTTTCCGTACCGAGTTCCTGACCCAGACCCGCGGCACGGGCATCGCCCACTCCATCCACGAGGGCCACGAGCCCTGGTTCGGCACGCTCACCACCCGTAACAACGGCTCCCTGGTCGCCGACCGCTCCGGTGCCGTCACCGCGTTCGCGATGACGAACCTCCAGGAGCGCGGCGTGCTGTTCGTCGAGCCCGGAACCGAGGTGTACGAGGGCATGATCGTCGGCGAGAACTCCCGCG is a window from the Streptomyces capillispiralis genome containing:
- a CDS encoding ABC transporter ATP-binding protein, which gives rise to MLLDVRDLHVEFRTRDGVAKAVNGVSYGVDAGETLAVLGESGSGKSVTAQAIMGILDVPPGRITGGEVVFQGRDLLRLKEDERRKVRGADMAMIFQDALSSLNPVLTVGDQLAEMFTVHRGMSRKDARARAVELMDRVRIPAARERVRQYPHQFSGGMRQRIMIAMALALEPALIIADEPTTALDVTVQAQVMELLAELQREYRMGLILITHDLGVVADVADRIAVMYAGRIVESAPVHDIYKAPAHPYTRGLLESIPRLDLKGRELYAIKGLPPNLTRIPPGCAFHPRCPLARDVCRTDEPPLYEVSDTRGSACHFWRECLDG
- a CDS encoding ABC transporter permease, with product MPDRHHEPERAIAGTGMGGAMDLGVDEAETLEQRPAGPDGTGPQDRPRSLWSDAWRDLRRNPVFILSALVILFLLLISLWPSAIASGSPLACDLAKAQEGSQAGHPFGFDGQGCDVYTRTVYGARTSVAVGVLATLGVAVLGSVLGALAGFFGGIWDSVLSRITDVFFAIPVVLGGLVLLSVITSNTVWPVIGFIVLLGWPQISRIARGAVITAKQNDYVQAARALGASNTRLVLRHIAPNAVAPVIVVATIALGTYIALEATLSYLGVGLKPPSVSWGIDISAASPYIRNAPHALLWPSGALAVTVLAFIMLGDAVRDALDPKLR
- a CDS encoding ABC transporter permease, which gives rise to MGRYVVRRLLQMIPVFVGATLLIFLMVNVMGDPVAGLCGERQCDPATAARLKKEFGLDKPVWQQYLTYMGNVFTGDFGTAFNGQEVTELMSTAFPVTIRLTLIAIAFEVVVGITLGVVTGLRRGRPVDTGVLLVTLVVISVPTFVTGLLLQLLLGVKWGWIRPSVSSEAPFDELILPGLVLASVSLAYVTRLTRTSIAENRRSDYVRTAVAKGLPRHRVVVRHLLRNSLIPVVTFIGADIGFLMGGAIVTERIFNIHGVGYQLYQGILRQNTQTVVGFVTVLVLVFLVANLVVDLLYAVLDPRIRYA
- a CDS encoding peptide ABC transporter substrate-binding protein; amino-acid sequence: MRRAPHARRAACAVAVALAATACGGGDGGGSDTGAVLSASWGDPQNPLEPANTNEVQGGKVLDMIFRGLKRYDPRTGEAKDMVAERIETSDSQNFRVTIKDGWTFSNGEKVTARSFVDAWNYGASLKNNQRNSYFFGYIEGYDKVHPEEGGTQTADTLSGLKVVDDRTFTVRLTQKFSTFPDTLGYNAFAPLPRAFFDDHDAWVKKPVGNGPYVVDSYTRGSQMALRTREDYPGPDKAQNGGVDLKVYTDNNTAYTDLMAGNLDLADDIPAAQLKNVRNDLGDRYLNTPAGIIQTLAFPHYDRNWSTAGAEKVRKGLSMAIDREQITDTIFQRTRTPATDWTSPVLGEDGGFQEGLCGEACEYRPDEAKRLIEEGGGLPGGKVTITFNADTGSHREWVNAVCNSINNALDNERACTANPVGTFADFRNQITDRKMSGPFRAGWQMDYPLIQNFLQPLYYTDASSNDGKWSNEEFDDLVDRANRETDDARAVDLFQQAEEVVRDHMAAIPLWYQNGSAGWSERLSDVRLNPFSVPVYDQIKVS
- a CDS encoding ABC transporter ATP-binding protein, which produces MSDNLTLPAQQGSTGASAETLLTVEGLTKHFPIYGGFPIKRKVGAVQAVDNVDLTVGVGESVGLVGESGCGKSTTGRLITRLLEPTGGRITYAGQDITHASRRKMASVRSEIQMIFQDPYSSLNPRQTVGTIIKSPMEVNGINPAGGREKKVRELLELVGLNPEHYNRFPHEFSGGQRQRIGVARALALNPKLIVADEPVSALDVSIQAQVVNLLQKVQEELGIAFLFIAHDLAVVRHFSQRVAVMYLGKVVEVGDRDSIYNRPRHPYTHALLSAVPEVAMDDEVDNRERIRLAGDVPSPIMPPSGCRFRTRCWKAQDKCATEEPPLVQISGNREGHLTACHFPEDPSTGARTEDVVLDPALKAMEGVEKD
- a CDS encoding ABC transporter ATP-binding protein, giving the protein MTTLTKTEGEKAPTGPDSFLSVRDLRVRFSTEDGIVKAVDGLSFDVERGKTLGIVGESGSGKSVTNLTVLGLHNPKTTTVEGEILLEGQDLVTASEKEMEKLRGNKVAMIFQDPLTALSPYYTVGRQIAEPFMKHTGASKKEARERAIEMLTKVGIPQPTSRVDDYPHQFSGGMRQRAMIAMALVCDPDLLIADEPTTALDVTVQAQILDLLKDLQQEFGSAIIFITHDLGVISDMADDLLVMYSGRAVERGGVREVLREPKHPYTWGLLSSMPRLGGDTSQALNPIPGSPPSLLNPPSGCPFHPRCAFTGEVGGDRCSTERPPLGEGRAAACHLTAEQKQTIFIDKIQPRLR